One genomic region from Marmota flaviventris isolate mMarFla1 chromosome 6, mMarFla1.hap1, whole genome shotgun sequence encodes:
- the Mccd1 gene encoding LOW QUALITY PROTEIN: mitochondrial coiled-coil domain protein 1 (The sequence of the model RefSeq protein was modified relative to this genomic sequence to represent the inferred CDS: inserted 1 base in 1 codon), which yields MVLPLAWITQYCRLRLLLPSWXPQGCYFQNPKKSMEEQTSSSGGGKMRSPAREPWPHHKAELTQAEELLEQQLELYQALLEGTGEAWEAQALVLKIQKLKEQMKRHQERKCLSFPQVPA from the exons ATGGTCCTCCCTCTGGCCTGGATCACTCAGTACTGTCGACTTCGCCTCCTATTGCCCTCCT GCCCCCAAGGATGCTATTTCCAGAATCCCAAAAAAAGCATGGAAGAACAGACCAGCTCCTCAGGTGGTGGGAAGATGAGGTCACCTGCCAGG GAACCTTGGCCCCACCACAAAGCTGAGCTGACTCAAGCTGAAGAGTTGCTGGAGCAGCAGCTGGAGCTGTACCAGGCCCTGCTGGAAGGGACGGGGGAAGCCTGGGAAGCCCAGGCCCTAGTGCTCAAGATCCAGAAGCTGAAAGAACAGATGAAGAGACACCAAGAGAGGAAATGCCTAAGCTTCCCACAAGTGCCTGCATAA